The Loxodonta africana isolate mLoxAfr1 chromosome 12, mLoxAfr1.hap2, whole genome shotgun sequence genome segment GCCTGCGGTCCTTCCATGGCCGGGCCCCAATCTCCTCCCTCAGCTCCCCCTCCCAGGTCACAGGGTGGTCCCTGAAGATAATTAAGGGGTTCCAGCCTCGGGCATCTCTTCCGCTGGCTTCCTCTGTAGGGAACACTCTCCCCAGGTATCACTTCTAGGCTTCTGCTCAAATATCTCTTTTACAGAGCTCTtgctgtttttagctgctgtggagttgggcCCCTAACATATGGTAACCACATGTAAAACAGAACTTAAATTAGCTTGAAGCTGCATCATCATCAGGATCTCTGGCATGTTGAAGTCCATCGTTgaggccactgtgccaatccatctcactgagggtctcacTTACcctcgttggccctctacttcagcagccatgatgtcctccttcagtaAATCAAATAAGCTGAACAATATTGCTACCTACAAgttttcattgggtgattttGGGAAATAAActgccgggccttccttccgagtctgccttagtctgcaagctctgctaaacccgtccaccatgggtgaccctgctggcatttgcaGTACCgatggtgtagcttccagcatcacagcaaaaagcAAGCCACTGCAGTACCGCGGACGGGGTGGTGTCACTCTCACGTCACCATGCTTATTAAGGTCTGAAGTCATCTCAGTTGTGATTCTGCTTCCACGTTTGTTGTGCGTCTGCGACTGGACTATAAGTCCCTGAGGGCAGTGTGGTCCAGGATGGAGAGCCAGGCTTTGAGGGTCAGCGAGGCCGGTCACCAGGCAGCCAGGCCGGTCACGTGGCAGCTACTTGGACATGGCACGGCAGCCCCGCCCTCCTGGCCCCGCCCACACCACGCTCCCACACTGAAGTCCCACTCTTTCGCCCCGCCTCGCTCTCCGTCTGCGCAGGCGCAGTTGAGGCAGCGCGCCTGCGCCTTCTCAGGGCTCAGTGGTGTGTCAGCAGATTCGTCACAAGCGGCCCGCGGGACTGGCCCCGGAGTTTCTAAAACAGTAGGCGACATCTCTTTCTGTGCCCGGAGAGCTTCTGAGCCGCGGCTGTCTGCGCTGTGCCGCTAGCCGAGCGCGGGGCCGGAACATGGCggccgcgcggggcggggcggggggggggcttgAGCATGCGCGGAGTTTTCGGAGGCGACCAGGGCATCGGCGCTCGAGTGGGGATCCCTGAGCTTCCCCGGCCCGCGAGTGCGACCCGGCCGCCCGGCGAGGGGGCCTCCCTCCGGGCCTGCGCCCACGCTGGCAGGGTTCGTGAACCGGCCGACACCCGCGTTTGGGGAGACCGCGTGGACCGGCGGGATGAGGGGGGCTTGACGTCCACATTTATGCTGCGCAACTGAAGCGTCGGAAACGGGTCCGGGCCTGGGGGTGCTTCAGGCTAGTGGGGACGTTGGCCCAGTCCCAGATGTCGTCTTATCTGGTGGCAAGACGGACACGAGCTCCACTTAATGGACTCAGTCTTGTGAGGGAGGCCGAGGGTAGACACACAAGCATTAACTGAATGGTTGTGCGTTCTACAAAGCAAAGACGCAGGGTAACGTGAGTCACAGACCAGTGCATTGGGGAGGCACAGGTGCTGCTAGGTCCCTCGAGACTAGGTGTGCAGGCCTTGGCACTGTTGACGTTTGAAATCCTATCGCCCTCgtggtgggggctgtcctgtgctgTAGGCTGTGTAGCGACTGCCCTAGCCTCTGCTCCCCAGATGCCGGTAGCGTACCTGCACCCCATGGTGAAAACCAaaagtgtctccagacattgccacgTGTCCCCTGGGGACTTGATCACCCAGGGTGAGAGCCCCTGCTGGGGAGGGTACAGTGATGGCCTGAAGCTGGGAAGTGGACCCTTGGTGGGAATAGTGACAGATATGGGAGCAGAAAAAGATGGGTCAGGTTGAGGGTGCTGTTAGCGTCAGGGTCAGGTGGACTGGTGCCCCAAGGAGCTTCAAAGGAAGGGCCAGAACGAGGGGTTTCTGAGACAGTGTGAAAAAGTATGATTCTGTCCCCGGGGCTGAGCCCCAAGTTGATGCTGAGCCTTCTTGGCCCCTCACATGCTCTTTCTCTGACACCCCAGGCCTGACCACAGGATGGATCCAGCGCCCTCTGTGGTCCGTCTTGCTGTTTGTGATGCCATCCATACCCTTGCGTCCTCTGAGGATGGCGGCTGCATCTTCTCTGTCTTGGGGTCCCTGAAGCACTACCTTGGTGAAGCAGAGGCCCTCCCTAGAGAGAGGGAGGAGTTTGCCAGGTTCCACTTCTCTCCCCTCCTCAGATGTCTGGTCAGCAAGCTGAGCCCCGACTGGCTGGAGCTGTTACCTGCTGGCCAGCTGGAGGAGCTGTGGGCTAGCTTCTTCCTGGAGGGTCCGGCTGACCAGGCCTTCCTGGTGCTGATGGAGGCTATCGAGGGCACTGCTGGGTGAGCAGGGTGGCCGTGAcgcgggtgtgtgtgtgtgtgtgtgtgtgtgtgtgtgtgtgtgacctcAGCAGGAGAATGGCAAAGGAATTGTGAGCTGATTGGTTGCCTAGGTTCTATGAGAATCCAGCATCTCAACAGGTGCTGAGGATGACTGAGCATCCAGGAATTGAGCAGGATGTGTCAATTTTCTTAGCAATGGATTGGCTCTGCCCCCTCAAGAAGATCTGCTCTCACTGCTTGCCTCATGCCCTTGGAGCCAGCCATTCCTGCCGTGTCCTGCAGGAGAAGGAGGGGTGCTGAGATAGTGAAGTTAGCTCCAGACATATcttttgtagccactgtggagCAGGGAGCGAGGGTGGTGGTGTCCACTGATTTCCAAGTGGGAGGAGCTGTGTGGCACTCATTCTGTTAGTGCCTGTGGTTTCGGAATAAAGTTAGAATGTTGCCTTCTTTCAGGACCACATATGAGGACCTAAGTGCTCACTAAGTCACTGGGACTCCTTGTCTGGAAGCGGGCTTGTCAAtgttgctttcagccagggtgcTGAGGACGGAGGTTGGGGCTTCTGCACCTTGACACGTCTGCTCTCCGTTCAGCCCCAGCTACCGTCTCATGAAGCTGGCGCAACTGCTGGAGCGGTTCCTGCACGCTGGCAGGGTGGCGGTGCTGTTGGGGGAGCAGTGTCAGCAGCAGGCACAGCCCGGCACCCCCCTGCTCCAGGAGATGCTGCTTGGCAAGGTGGTATGTCTGCCTGACTACCTGAGCAACCGCCTGCAGCATGAGAATCTGGCCCTGTTCCTCCCGCAGAGGTATTTCCCTCTGCTTGCTGAGGAGCTCGTCCGTGCGCTACGCATTGTGGCAGACACTCTTCGAGGTGAGCATCCCCTCACCCTTCGCCTTGTGCAGTGACCCTCTCTCTCCTGCCCTGACCTCTTGAGGCCTCTGGGGCTTGGGGGTCTCTGGGCTGTGctgcggagtccctgggtggagcagatAGCtaacgtactcagctgctaaccaaaagattagaggcTTGAGTTAGCATCTCAGGAGAAAGGGCTAGCAACCTACTTCAGAAAAGTTAActgttagaaaccctatggagcacaactctactctgatatacatggggtcgccacgagttggggtcaactctacggcaactgaGGCAGCACTGTCAGGCTGATCAGACGGTGCCCCCGTTTTGGAGGGTTGTGCCTTACACTCTGGAACCCCATTTGTGGGACAGTTCTTGACTGCAAAGGTGGGAATGTGCTGCTATTGCCTCATATCTTGGGATGACATTCGGTGAAGCTGTTGGGACGTGGCGAGTGCATTGTTATCACTGTCCGCTTTCCCAGGTTTGGGCCGTGACTTGGTGGACTGAGTCTGTGAGTTAACTTTAACAAGTCAGCCCTATTGTGATAAGGCATCTCCCGATCTCAGAACCGGGCTTCTTCCTCCAGGTGGTGGGGTGTCTTTCACGTCCTCACTGCTGGCTCCCTCTGTCCCAGGCGGAGTGAACTGCTCTGTCACCTTCGTGTCTCAAGTGCTAGGGAAGGTTTGCATCCACGGGAGGCAGAGTGAGTGTTTCCCATCGTGAGCCCGCACCCACTCCACCCACCTTCCCCCTGCCCATCTCCTCAGCCATCCCTGTGGGACTTAGCAGGCGGGAGGTGAGGCTGCTGACCTTCCCTGACCTTGAGGGTCTCCCTTCCCTGGGCTGCAGGTGGGGCCCTGCCACCCCATGGTGCTCACCCCTGGCCTTAACTCAGGCCCCACATCCCACAGAGGAGCTCCTGGGTGTGCTGGTACCCCGCCTGGCTGGACTCATGCAGGATGACAGGCTTTGGCAGCAGGTGTGCTGGCGTCTGGTGGAGTGCGTGCCTGACCGGGCTGTGGAGGCCATGCTGATGGGGCTCGTGGAGGCTGCCCCGGGGTAAGGAGCATGCCCGGCCTCTCCCAGAGCAAAATGGGTTCCAAGTGTTCTCTGTGGCCTCCTTGTGTCTGGGAGTGTGCTTTGCGTTCAGTGAGGCTGTACTGTGCTTGGGCGCCTGCTGAGGCCTGGTGCCCCTGTGTCAGTACCCATGCAGTGTGGGGTGGCGGCCCCTCCCTGGTCCAGTGGTGTCTGGCCTTTTATCAGAGGTACTGTGTCAGGTGGCCAATTGGTCAGGCACAGGTGTGTGCTGGTGGTGACTGCCTGGCCTGGTCCAGGGGCTGCCATGGGTCTTCTGGTCCCCCATACCTGCCCATCTTCACCTGGCTGGACCAAAGCCAATTCACGGTGGTGGCATTCCACAGTCAGAAGGCCTCACTtctcatgaagatggcacagactcAGTAACAATAGTGAACATCACACGGAAGGGCGTGTTGTGACAAGAAGCTGCCCCCCAGCCCAGACCCCAAGTTGAGAGCTTGCCACGGGTTCAGAGCTGCAACGAGGCAGTGCCCAGCATCCAGCCGGCCCAGGATCCAGTGCTTGTGCATCTACCATTGCAGGGGACCGTGTGACAGTGTCTTTTCCTGACTCCCTTTCAGGCCAGAGGTCCTGTCACAATTGTTGGGGAACCTAGTGATGAAAAATAAGAAGGCCCAGTTTGTGATGACCCGGAAGCTTTTGTTCTTACAGCATCGGTGCACGGTAAGAACACAGACAGAGGTCTGGAGGGGGGACCCATCTGCATGATCAGGTGTAGTTTCCACAGCAGAGGTCTTAGAACGTGAGGGAATTTTAGGATGTGAGGAGGCCTGAGAGAACGTGAGGAAGCCTGTGAGAACGTGAGGAGGCCTGAGAGAACGTGAGGAAGCCTGTGAGAACATGAGGAGGCCTGTGATAATGTGAGGAGGTCTGAGGTGAGGAGGCCTGTGAGAACATGAGGAGAGGTCTGAGAATGTGAGGAAATTGCTTAAGAAAAACTTCTGCCTGGACCAACATGTGTGGACATAGCGTGCCCCTCAGAAGCCTCAGCCTGTGGGTGCTGGTTGGGGTGGATGGAGAGCCCTCTTCCCAGGGGCACGCGCTTGTCCACTTCCGTCGGTCCAGATGCCTCCTGCTGGGTCACTGTGGGCCAGGATGTCCGTGTCACATAGGAGCTGGCTTCTGTTGCAGATGCCCATGCTGCAGAGCCTCCTGGGGTACCTGGCTGCGGATAGCCAGCGGCGACCTCTCCTCGTGCAGGTAACTGTTCTATCCCTTTGTCCCCGCGGGTGCCACCATGAGGGCTGGGCAGGGTGGCTCTGTTGGCACAGATCTCTTTCTGGTGGCGGAAAGGGGAGAAGGGGACGCTGCTGCCTGATGGAATGGGTGCCATGCCCACCAGGTGCTGAAGGAGCTCCTGGAGATGTGGGGCAGCAGTAGTGTCGTGAGACATGCGCCAGTGCCGCAGCAGCACCACATTGGCAAGGCCATCCTCATGTGCCTAGTGTACCTGGGGGAGGCGGAGCTCCAGGACATCCGGGAAGGTGAGTGACAGGGTGGCATATGGATGGCCTGCCTTGGGACGTGCTGGGGCTCAGGGCTGTGCTATGGGGATGCCCGGGGACACGCTGGAGCTCAGGTCCATGGTATGGGGACACCCCATGATGCACTGGGGCTTGGGGCTGTGCTGCAGGGTTGCCCAGGGATGCACTGGGGCTCAGGGTGGTCTGTGTTGCTTCCAGAGCTGCTGGCCAGCATGATGGCAGGGGTGCAGAGCCACCTGGACAGCAGCTTGCCACCTGTGCGTCGCTTGGGCATGGTGGTGGCCGAGGTCCTGAGCGCCCGCCTACACCCTGAAGGCCCGCCCCTCAAGTTCCAGGTAAGGCTGCTGCACTCATGCCTCCTCACAGGGCCCGCCCACACCTGGGCCTGTGTTGGTATCGAGGTCACGGCCAGGGAAGAAAGGCTGGGGCTCAGGAATGGCAGGCTTGTGGTGCCCCACAGCTTGGTCGGGGGCTGGTGGGGTGAGGCCTGAGCTCCTGGGCCAAGACCCCTGTCGAGTAGACTCCTGGACATGTGTAGAGGAACCACATGAGGCCCGGGGTGTGTCTTTGTTGGCTCATGTGCTTTGGCAGGAGTGAGCAAGTCAGCTTCTCTGCTGCCCACTGTGTGGAACCAGCATGACATCACTTGCCCATCCTCCTGCTGTGCTCTACCAGGCCCAGGGTTGCTGTGTGCAGGACGTCGCCTCTCTGTGCTGGCCCCACATGGTCTGCAGGTGGCCTCACTGTCGGCCTGGTCACCGGGTTCTCGGCTCTTCTAGGGCTGCAGCCTCTGCCCATGGCAGAGACTTGGGCACGGCATCTGGGTGGCGgctgttaatgaggccatgtcaggTCACTGCGCAGATTCACGGGATAGGTGTACCTGTGGCGGCTCCGCTGCTCAGTTTCCTGCTGCGGGCGTTTCTGATGGTACCTTCTCTGCACGTCTAGTACGAGAAGGATGAGCTGACCTGTGAGATGCTGGCCTTGGTGGCTCCCCGGCCTGCAGATGGTGGCCCCTCCACTTTGGGGTGAGGATCTCCTGTGCTGGGGGGCGAGGGTCTGCTGTGCTGGGGCTGGCTCGTGCACATACTTTTCTGCTCCCATGGGTTACCTTGCATTTGCTACAAAAGCAATTATTGAGGTGAGGGGGCCAGGGACCGGGAAGCAAAACATGGGGAAAGGCCTTTCCTGAGGGCGTGAAGTTCTTACCCCAGAATTGCAATGCGGGGATGTTCCTGAAGGGCACCCTACACTTTTGTCTCCAAAAAGCCTGTCTGCGGCATCGGTTGCCACAGAGACCCCTGCTGACGGTAGCTGGGATGTTAGCACGGCACCTGTGCAACCTGAGGGGGCTGATCCTGAGCTGGACAGG includes the following:
- the TELO2 gene encoding telomere length regulation protein TEL2 homolog isoform X1, producing the protein MDPAPSVVRLAVCDAIHTLASSEDGGCIFSVLGSLKHYLGEAEALPREREEFARFHFSPLLRCLVSKLSPDWLELLPAGQLEELWASFFLEGPADQAFLVLMEAIEGTAGPSYRLMKLAQLLERFLHAGRVAVLLGEQCQQQAQPGTPLLQEMLLGKVVCLPDYLSNRLQHENLALFLPQRYFPLLAEELVRALRIVADTLRGGGVSFTSSLLAPSVPGGVNCSVTFVSQVLGKVCIHGRQKELLGVLVPRLAGLMQDDRLWQQVCWRLVECVPDRAVEAMLMGLVEAAPGPEVLSQLLGNLVMKNKKAQFVMTRKLLFLQHRCTMPMLQSLLGYLAADSQRRPLLVQVLKELLEMWGSSSVVRHAPVPQQHHIGKAILMCLVYLGEAELQDIREELLASMMAGVQSHLDSSLPPVRRLGMVVAEVLSARLHPEGPPLKFQYEKDELTCEMLALVAPRPADGGPSTLGLSAASVATETPADGSWDVSTAPVQPEGADPELDSDDEFVPYDMSGDKELRSSKAPAYIRDCLEALMTSEDRERWEAALRVLEGLVYRSPVATREVSVELAQVLLHLEEKSFVAGFEALCRGALVAVTVTDPARVAEYLTTQFYALNYSLRQRIDILDVLTLAAQELSRPGCHSTALQWSPPSLGVQGESALAASQLSGVVPTDWKAVVELRIRSKTRRFSKASSRLDPACGPNKFNAVAGCFFFPLIQRFDRPMATFDLLGDDHLVLGRLTHTLGALMYLAVNTTVAVSMGKALLEFVWALRFHADAYVRQGLLSAVTAILLSVPAERLLGELSEEVLEARAWLADMAEEDPDGECRALAVRALLLAEKLRDRLLPHPSP
- the TELO2 gene encoding telomere length regulation protein TEL2 homolog isoform X5 translates to MDPAPSVVRLAVCDAIHTLASSEDGGCIFSVLGSLKHYLGEAEALPREREEFARFHFSPLLRCLVSKLSPDWLELLPAGQLEELWASFFLEGPADQAFLVLMEAIEGTAGPSYRLMKLAQLLERFLHAGRVAVLLGEQCQQQAQPGTPLLQEMLLGKVVCLPDYLSNRLQHENLALFLPQRYFPLLAEELVRALRIVADTLRGGGVSFTSSLLAPSVPGGVNCSVTFVSQVLGKVCIHGRQKELLGVLVPRLAGLMQDDRLWQQVCWRLVECVPDRAVEAMLMGLVEAAPGPEVLSQLLGNLVMKNKKAQFVMTRKLLFLQHRCTMPMLQSLLGYLAADSQRRPLLVQVLKELLEMWGSSSVVRHAPVPQQHHIGKAILMCLVYLGEAELQDIREELLASMMAGVQSHLDSSLPPVRRLGMVVAEVLSARLHPEGPPLKFQYEKDELTCEMLALVAPRPADGGPSTLGLSAASVATETPADGSWDVSTAPVQPEGADPELDSDDEFVPYDMSGDKELRSSKAPAYIRDCLEALMTSEDRERWEAALRVLEGLVYRSPVATREVSVELAQVLLHLEEKSFVAGFEALCRGALVAVTVTDPARVAEYLTTQFYALNYSLRQRIDILDVLTLAAQELSRPGCHSTALQWSPPSLGVQGESALAASQLSGVVPTDWKAVVELRIRSKTRRFSKGIHAHPAPPPP
- the TELO2 gene encoding telomere length regulation protein TEL2 homolog isoform X4: MDPAPSVVRLAVCDAIHTLASSEDGGCIFSVLGSLKHYLGEAEALPREREEFARFHFSPLLRCLVSKLSPDWLELLPAGQLEELWASFFLEGPADQAFLVLMEAIEGTAGPSYRLMKLAQLLERFLHAGRVAVLLGEQCQQQAQPGTPLLQEMLLGKVVCLPDYLSNRLQHENLALFLPQRYFPLLAEELVRALRIVADTLRGGGVSFTSSLLAPSVPGGVNCSVTFVSQVLGKVCIHGRQKELLGVLVPRLAGLMQDDRLWQQVCWRLVECVPDRAVEAMLMGLVEAAPGPEVLSQLLGNLVMKNKKAQFVMTRKLLFLQHRCTMPMLQSLLGYLAADSQRRPLLVQVLKELLEMWGSSSVVRHAPVPQQHHIGKAILMCLVYLGEAELQDIREELLASMMAGVQSHLDSSLPPVRRLGMVVAEVLSARLHPEGPPLKFQYEKDELTCEMLALVAPRPADGGPSTLGLSAASVATETPADGSWDVSTAPVQPEGADPELDSDDEFVPYDMSGDKELRSSKAPAYIRDCLEALMTSEDRERWEAALRVLEGLVYRSPVATREVSVELAQVLLHLEEKSFVAGFEALCRGALVAVTVTDPARVAEYLTTQFYALNYSLRQRIDILDVLTLAAQELSRPGCHSTALQWSPPSLGVQGESALAASQLSGVVPTDWKAVVELRIRSKTRRFSKASSRLDPACGPNKFNAVAGCFFFPLIQRFDRWRGRPHQGSLVTVKEGTPQHHSPT
- the TELO2 gene encoding telomere length regulation protein TEL2 homolog isoform X3, translated to MEAIEGTAGPSYRLMKLAQLLERFLHAGRVAVLLGEQCQQQAQPGTPLLQEMLLGKVVCLPDYLSNRLQHENLALFLPQRYFPLLAEELVRALRIVADTLRGGGVSFTSSLLAPSVPGGVNCSVTFVSQVLGKVCIHGRQKELLGVLVPRLAGLMQDDRLWQQVCWRLVECVPDRAVEAMLMGLVEAAPGPEVLSQLLGNLVMKNKKAQFVMTRKLLFLQHRCTMPMLQSLLGYLAADSQRRPLLVQVLKELLEMWGSSSVVRHAPVPQQHHIGKAILMCLVYLGEAELQDIREELLASMMAGVQSHLDSSLPPVRRLGMVVAEVLSARLHPEGPPLKFQYEKDELTCEMLALVAPRPADGGPSTLGLSAASVATETPADGSWDVSTAPVQPEGADPELDSDDEFVPYDMSGDKELRSSKAPAYIRDCLEALMTSEDRERWEAALRVLEGLVYRSPVATREVSVELAQVLLHLEEKSFVAGFEALCRGALVAVTVTDPARVAEYLTTQFYALNYSLRQRIDILDVLTLAAQELSRPGCHSTALQWSPPSLGVQGESALAASQLSGVVPTDWKAVVELRIRSKTRRFSKASSRLDPACGPNKFNAVAGCFFFPLIQRFDRPMATFDLLGDDHLVLGRLTHTLGALMYLAVNTTVAVSMGKALLEFVWALRFHADAYVRQGLLSAVTAILLSVPAERLLGELSEEVLEARAWLADMAEEDPDGECRALAVRALLLAEKLRDRLLPHPSP
- the TELO2 gene encoding telomere length regulation protein TEL2 homolog isoform X2; amino-acid sequence: MDPAPSVVRLAVCDAIHTLASSEDGGCIFSVLGSLKHYLGEAEALPREREEFARFHFSPLLRCLVSKLSPDWLELLPAGQLEELWASFFLEGPADQAFLVLMEAIEGTAGPSYRLMKLAQLLERFLHAGRVAVLLGEQCQQQAQPGTPLLQEMLLGKVVCLPDYLSNRLQHENLALFLPQRYFPLLAEELVRALRIVADTLRGGVNCSVTFVSQVLGKVCIHGRQKELLGVLVPRLAGLMQDDRLWQQVCWRLVECVPDRAVEAMLMGLVEAAPGPEVLSQLLGNLVMKNKKAQFVMTRKLLFLQHRCTMPMLQSLLGYLAADSQRRPLLVQVLKELLEMWGSSSVVRHAPVPQQHHIGKAILMCLVYLGEAELQDIREELLASMMAGVQSHLDSSLPPVRRLGMVVAEVLSARLHPEGPPLKFQYEKDELTCEMLALVAPRPADGGPSTLGLSAASVATETPADGSWDVSTAPVQPEGADPELDSDDEFVPYDMSGDKELRSSKAPAYIRDCLEALMTSEDRERWEAALRVLEGLVYRSPVATREVSVELAQVLLHLEEKSFVAGFEALCRGALVAVTVTDPARVAEYLTTQFYALNYSLRQRIDILDVLTLAAQELSRPGCHSTALQWSPPSLGVQGESALAASQLSGVVPTDWKAVVELRIRSKTRRFSKASSRLDPACGPNKFNAVAGCFFFPLIQRFDRPMATFDLLGDDHLVLGRLTHTLGALMYLAVNTTVAVSMGKALLEFVWALRFHADAYVRQGLLSAVTAILLSVPAERLLGELSEEVLEARAWLADMAEEDPDGECRALAVRALLLAEKLRDRLLPHPSP